The following are encoded together in the Blattabacterium cuenoti BPAA genome:
- the guaB gene encoding IMP dehydrogenase, producing the protein MSLNKKILKEALTFDDVLLVPSYSSILPSEVSLKTSLTLDITMNIPILSAAMDTVTESSLAISIAREGGIGIIHKNMNIKNQSEEVYRVKRSESGMIDDPITLSRNSTLRYAQYLMKKFKISGLPVIEKDYSLVGIITRRDIKYRTDLDSLVEEVMTKEKLITSKKDITLEKAKDILLKERIEKLPIVDDFHKLVGLITIRDIDNLIEYPNACKDSRGRLRVGAAVGIDNKTIERVESLVKIGVDIIAIDSAHGHSSRVLKIIKLIRNSFPKITLLTGNVVTMEGAKDLINAGSSVLKVGIGSGSICTTRVIAGVGMPQITAINDVYEYAKKRNISVISDGGIRYSGDVVKALASGASSVMIGSLFAGTDEAPGEEVIFQGRKFKTYVGMGSLIAMKRGSKDRYFQFNEKSVPEGIEAIVPYKGKIKDVIYQICGGVRSGMGYCGVSTIPELMKTSKFVRITNSGLKENHPHSVNITKESPNYFNYNQ; encoded by the coding sequence ATGTCTTTAAATAAAAAGATTTTAAAAGAGGCTCTTACTTTTGATGATGTTTTACTTGTCCCTTCTTATTCTTCAATTCTTCCATCAGAAGTTTCTCTTAAAACATCTCTGACACTTGATATTACTATGAACATTCCTATATTAAGTGCGGCTATGGATACAGTAACAGAATCTTCTTTAGCTATATCCATAGCTAGAGAAGGAGGAATAGGAATTATTCATAAAAATATGAATATAAAAAACCAATCAGAAGAGGTTTACAGAGTCAAAAGAAGTGAAAGTGGAATGATAGATGATCCTATTACTCTTTCTAGAAATTCAACATTAAGGTATGCACAATATCTTATGAAAAAATTTAAAATTTCTGGATTACCTGTTATAGAAAAAGATTATTCATTAGTAGGAATTATTACTAGGAGAGATATAAAATATCGTACAGATTTAGATTCTTTAGTTGAAGAAGTAATGACAAAAGAAAAGTTAATTACATCCAAGAAAGATATAACTTTAGAAAAAGCTAAAGATATTTTATTGAAAGAAAGAATAGAAAAATTACCTATAGTAGATGATTTTCATAAATTAGTAGGATTAATCACGATTAGAGATATTGATAATTTAATTGAATATCCTAATGCTTGCAAAGATTCTAGAGGTCGTTTACGTGTAGGGGCTGCTGTTGGAATAGATAACAAAACTATAGAAAGAGTAGAATCATTGGTGAAAATAGGAGTAGATATAATAGCTATAGATTCAGCACATGGTCATTCATCTAGAGTATTAAAAATCATAAAATTAATCAGAAATTCTTTTCCAAAAATAACATTATTAACAGGAAATGTAGTGACTATGGAAGGGGCTAAAGATTTGATAAATGCTGGTTCTTCCGTTTTAAAAGTAGGAATTGGATCTGGATCGATCTGTACAACAAGAGTCATAGCTGGAGTAGGAATGCCACAAATTACAGCTATTAATGATGTATATGAATATGCTAAAAAAAGAAATATTAGCGTTATTTCTGATGGAGGAATCAGATATTCAGGAGATGTGGTTAAAGCTCTCGCTTCTGGAGCTAGTTCTGTTATGATTGGAAGTTTATTTGCTGGAACAGATGAAGCTCCAGGAGAAGAAGTAATTTTTCAAGGGAGAAAGTTTAAAACTTATGTAGGAATGGGGTCATTAATAGCTATGAAAAGAGGAAGTAAAGATCGCTATTTTCAATTTAATGAAAAATCTGTTCCAGAAGGAATAGAAGCTATAGTTCCCTACAAAGGGAAAATAAAAGATGTAATTTATCAAATTTGTGGAGGGGTTCGTTCTGGTATGGGTTATTGTGGGGTTTCCACTATTCCAGAGCTAATGAAAACAAGTAAATTTGTAAGAATTACCAATTCAGGATTAAAAGAGAACCATCCACACAGTGTAAATATTACTAAAGAATCACCTAATTATTTTAATTATAATCAATAA
- the rplS gene encoding 50S ribosomal protein L19, with protein MFRNIIKYTEDQFLSKNHFPLFHSGDTITVFFEIKEGEKNRIQSFKGVVIKKQGKGLTKSFTIRKISAGIGIERIFIFHQPNIRKIEVNKKGKVRRSKIYYFRTLKGKKARVKS; from the coding sequence ATGTTTCGAAATATTATAAAATACACGGAAGATCAATTTTTATCTAAAAATCATTTCCCATTATTTCATTCAGGAGATACAATTACTGTTTTTTTCGAAATTAAAGAAGGAGAAAAAAACAGAATTCAATCTTTTAAAGGAGTGGTGATAAAAAAACAAGGAAAAGGATTAACAAAATCATTCACCATTCGTAAAATAAGTGCAGGAATAGGAATAGAACGCATATTTATTTTTCATCAACCTAATATACGGAAAATAGAGGTGAACAAGAAAGGAAAAGTGAGAAGATCAAAGATTTATTATTTTAGGACTCTAAAAGGAAAAAAGGCAAGAGTTAAAAGCTGA
- the mutS gene encoding DNA mismatch repair protein MutS: MNKNETFDCKKKEETPLIKQYNDIKTKYPDTILLFQVGDFYETFGEDAIKCSKTLNIVLTKRSHIHLAGFPYHSLNTYLPKLIRSGFRVAICNQLEEPKKGKSIVKRGVTELVTPGIAIDENIITPKSNNFLASIHIGKNKNFGLSFLDISTGEFFVTEGTKDYIFQYIKYFHPSEILFQKKEKKFFDQLLKGKYYTFLMEDWMFDYSFAYEKLTSHFKINSLKGFGINDLKLGIISCGVVLSYLHNTLHFNIKHISNIRRIKKEESMWIDDFTFRNLEIFHPLNKEGVSLINILDYTMTPMGGRLLKNWILFPLKNLFHIKTRHQIVQELCNHNVMRTFIKTKLKNVYDIERIISKIAIGKITPREMDTLYKSLISIEEIQKNFLSQKSKIFINIGNSFQNCNFICKKIASTIQKNPPHQIEKGKGNVIIKGFSKTLDEIRIMYFSQKEYLEKLCSIEQSKTGINNLKIGHNNMFGYFFEVKISKKKKVPSHWIQKQTLKNSIRYITDELKNYELKIFNAEQKIFLIEKEIFSNLTNQILEKIKPLQKNAKIIAKLDVLCSFSNLALENNYVKPKVNDSLKISIIKGRHPVIERQFIDKTSYIPNDIILNKLNQQILIITGPNMSGKSAILRQTAIIILMAHIGSFVPAKYAEIGLIDKIFSRVGASDNISLGESTFMVEMNETANILNNLSKRSFLILDEIGRGTSTYDGISIAKSIIEFLHEKNLRPLTLFATHYHELNEMSFLFQRIKNYHVSVKKTNDNIIFMRKLISGGSKHSFGIYVAKISGMPIEIIERAKKTLNTLKSKENQTKINKKKVFYLLKKIICSLKRIKNVDSLSLKDIFLKIHEIKNLLEY, encoded by the coding sequence ATGAATAAAAATGAAACCTTTGATTGCAAAAAAAAAGAAGAAACCCCACTAATTAAGCAATATAATGATATAAAAACTAAATATCCAGATACAATTTTATTATTTCAAGTTGGAGATTTTTATGAAACTTTTGGAGAAGATGCCATTAAATGTTCTAAAACATTAAATATAGTCTTAACCAAACGATCTCATATACATTTAGCAGGTTTTCCTTACCATTCTTTGAATACATATTTGCCAAAATTGATACGTTCAGGATTTCGTGTTGCGATTTGTAATCAATTAGAAGAACCAAAAAAAGGAAAAAGTATAGTCAAAAGAGGTGTCACAGAACTTGTAACTCCAGGAATAGCCATAGATGAAAATATCATCACACCAAAATCCAATAATTTTTTAGCTTCTATTCATATAGGAAAAAATAAAAATTTTGGGTTAAGTTTTTTAGATATTTCTACTGGTGAATTTTTTGTAACAGAAGGAACAAAAGATTATATTTTTCAATATATAAAATATTTTCATCCTAGCGAAATTCTTTTTCAAAAAAAGGAAAAAAAATTCTTTGATCAATTGTTAAAAGGAAAATACTATACTTTTTTGATGGAAGATTGGATGTTTGATTATTCATTTGCATATGAAAAATTAACATCTCATTTTAAAATTAATTCTTTAAAAGGATTTGGAATTAATGATTTAAAATTAGGAATTATTTCTTGTGGGGTTGTTTTATCTTATTTACACAATACATTACATTTTAACATAAAACATATTTCTAACATACGAAGAATCAAAAAGGAAGAATCTATGTGGATAGACGATTTTACTTTTCGTAATTTAGAAATATTTCATCCTTTGAATAAAGAAGGAGTTTCTTTAATAAACATACTAGATTATACCATGACCCCCATGGGGGGAAGGTTATTAAAAAATTGGATTCTTTTTCCTTTAAAAAATTTATTTCATATAAAAACACGTCATCAAATAGTACAAGAATTATGTAATCATAATGTAATGCGTACTTTTATAAAAACAAAACTAAAAAATGTTTATGATATAGAAAGAATAATATCTAAAATAGCCATTGGAAAGATTACTCCACGTGAAATGGATACGTTATATAAATCATTAATTTCCATAGAAGAAATACAAAAAAATTTTTTATCTCAAAAATCTAAAATTTTTATAAATATTGGAAACTCTTTTCAAAATTGTAATTTTATATGTAAAAAAATTGCTAGTACAATACAAAAAAATCCTCCACATCAAATTGAAAAAGGAAAAGGAAATGTTATAATTAAAGGTTTTTCTAAAACGTTAGATGAAATTCGTATAATGTATTTTTCTCAAAAAGAATATTTAGAAAAACTATGTTCCATAGAGCAGTCAAAAACAGGAATTAATAATTTAAAAATTGGACATAATAACATGTTTGGATATTTTTTTGAAGTTAAAATTTCTAAAAAAAAAAAGGTACCATCCCATTGGATACAAAAACAAACATTAAAAAATTCTATTCGATATATTACTGATGAGTTAAAAAATTATGAATTAAAGATTTTTAATGCAGAACAAAAAATATTTCTTATTGAAAAAGAGATATTTAGTAATCTTACCAATCAAATATTAGAAAAAATAAAACCCTTACAAAAAAATGCAAAAATAATTGCTAAATTAGATGTTCTATGCTCTTTTTCTAATTTAGCATTAGAAAATAATTACGTAAAACCGAAAGTCAATGATTCCTTAAAAATATCAATAATAAAAGGAAGACATCCAGTTATTGAAAGACAATTCATTGATAAAACTTCATACATTCCTAATGATATTATTTTAAATAAACTGAATCAACAAATATTAATCATAACAGGACCCAACATGTCAGGAAAATCTGCCATTTTGCGTCAAACAGCTATTATTATATTGATGGCTCATATTGGAAGTTTCGTTCCTGCTAAATATGCGGAAATAGGATTAATAGACAAAATATTTAGTAGAGTTGGAGCTTCCGATAACATTTCTTTAGGAGAATCTACCTTTATGGTAGAAATGAATGAAACAGCAAATATACTAAATAATCTTTCCAAAAGAAGTTTTCTCATTTTAGACGAAATAGGAAGAGGAACAAGTACTTATGATGGAATTTCAATAGCAAAATCTATCATAGAATTTTTACATGAAAAAAACTTACGTCCTCTAACCTTATTTGCCACACATTATCATGAATTAAATGAAATGAGTTTTCTTTTTCAAAGAATAAAAAACTATCACGTATCTGTAAAAAAAACAAATGATAATATCATTTTTATGCGGAAACTAATATCTGGAGGAAGTAAACATAGTTTTGGAATTTATGTAGCTAAAATCTCGGGAATGCCCATAGAAATCATTGAAAGAGCAAAAAAAACATTAAACACATTAAAATCAAAAGAAAATCAAACAAAAATAAATAAAAAAAAAGTTTTTTATTTATTAAAAAAAATAATTTGTTCTTTAAAAAGAATCAAAAATGTTGATTCTTTATCTTTGAAGGATATATTTCTTAAAATTCACGAAATTAAAAATTTATTAGAATATTAA
- the dnaB gene encoding replicative DNA helicase produces the protein MSNIIQEETNRFRFKNLKGGKIPPQALDLEEAIIGAIMIDKKGLDEVIDILFPEIFYKKEHQEIFFAIQKLYHNSKPIDIYTVLNELRRIGKLESIGGELYLIELTQKVISSAHIEYHSRIVVQKFILRKLISISSHIIQKCYEESTDVFDLLDHAESKLFEIHQKYLIEKQYETTQCLIQKAIEKIKKTEKEGLSGIPSGFHRLDYITSGWQNSDLIILASRPGMGKTTFMLSMVKNIVVDQKIPIIIFSLEMSSIQLITRLISSETGISSEKIKRANLSQSDWKHLFHKTENLKNVPLFIDDTPSLSIFSLRAKCRRLISQHGIKLIFIDYMQLMGIHDHGSKLQNREQEISVISRSLKSIAKELDIPIIALSQLSRAVETRGGNKRPVLSDLRESGAIEQDADIVLFIYRPEYYGFKIWDSDEDNDSCIGQAEIIISKHRNGGLDKFRLKFISDQAKFVNLEEKKHVSLVWEEDYKKNVLDQEDLFISSPYEDFEDHTLSESNSNNEIDFNDENSLKKEI, from the coding sequence ATGAGTAATATTATACAGGAAGAAACCAATCGATTTCGTTTCAAAAACTTAAAAGGGGGAAAAATTCCTCCTCAAGCATTAGATTTAGAAGAAGCCATAATAGGAGCTATTATGATTGATAAAAAAGGATTAGATGAAGTTATTGATATACTTTTTCCTGAAATTTTTTATAAGAAAGAACATCAAGAAATATTTTTTGCGATACAAAAATTATATCATAATTCTAAACCTATAGATATATACACTGTTTTAAATGAACTTCGAAGAATCGGAAAATTGGAATCAATAGGAGGAGAATTATATTTAATTGAATTAACACAAAAAGTTATTTCTTCTGCACATATAGAGTATCATAGCCGTATAGTAGTACAAAAATTTATTCTAAGAAAATTAATCAGTATATCTTCTCATATTATCCAAAAATGTTATGAGGAAAGTACAGATGTTTTTGATCTTTTAGATCATGCAGAATCAAAACTTTTTGAGATTCATCAGAAATATTTAATAGAAAAACAATATGAAACCACTCAATGTCTTATACAAAAAGCTATTGAAAAAATTAAAAAAACAGAAAAAGAAGGATTAAGTGGAATTCCTTCTGGATTTCATAGACTGGATTATATTACTTCTGGATGGCAGAATTCTGACTTAATCATATTAGCTTCCAGACCTGGAATGGGAAAAACCACTTTTATGTTATCTATGGTTAAAAATATAGTTGTAGACCAAAAAATTCCAATTATAATTTTTTCATTAGAAATGTCTTCTATTCAATTAATTACAAGGTTGATTTCTTCAGAAACTGGCATTTCTTCAGAAAAGATTAAAAGAGCAAATTTATCTCAATCAGATTGGAAGCACTTGTTCCATAAAACAGAAAATTTAAAAAATGTTCCTTTATTTATAGATGATACTCCTTCTTTATCTATATTTAGTTTGCGTGCAAAATGCCGTCGTTTGATATCTCAACATGGAATTAAATTAATATTTATAGATTATATGCAATTAATGGGGATTCATGATCATGGTTCTAAATTACAAAATAGAGAGCAAGAAATATCGGTTATTTCTAGGAGTCTAAAATCTATAGCAAAAGAACTAGATATTCCAATAATAGCTTTATCTCAACTCTCTAGAGCTGTAGAAACAAGAGGAGGAAACAAACGTCCTGTATTATCTGATTTACGGGAATCAGGAGCAATCGAACAAGATGCAGATATAGTTTTGTTTATTTACAGACCTGAATATTATGGATTTAAAATTTGGGATTCGGATGAAGATAATGATTCCTGTATAGGTCAAGCAGAAATTATAATTTCTAAACATAGAAATGGAGGATTAGATAAATTTCGTTTAAAATTTATAAGTGATCAAGCTAAATTTGTAAACTTAGAAGAAAAAAAACATGTTTCATTAGTTTGGGAAGAAGATTACAAAAAAAATGTTCTTGATCAAGAAGATCTTTTTATATCTTCTCCTTATGAGGATTTTGAAGATCATACGTTATCAGAATCTAATTCTAATAATGAAATAGACTTCAATGATGAAAATTCTTTGAAAAAAGAAATTTAG
- a CDS encoding ABC transporter permease, which translates to MNFEWFFSKKTVWEDCRKNQTLKTIVIITQTTIIFGLIIAFLTFSIGFGFKEIIKDKLLNVRGQILIQKENSKTISPFFSRIKKKFLLKKFLKSDLVKQIHGISENNVIISTNKKIDRYIFKGLYEDYNPAFFQYFLITKNVSPKKFLCNQNVLLSKKISLSLGLNVGSNIRIDFLSFDKKGNPIFFSKKFIISGLYETGIPEFDDVYIIGNIKSIQKIYGQKKDLVEKFEIFVSYENIKKEIFKKNPKEFLVQNIKSNHDLIKWINIFDINIIVISLIIFASVTINMVVFILILLLERIRTIGILKTLGAKNKVIHKIFLFYIVQILTPSLIIGNSIGITLLVLQKKFHLISLNKTQYFVDFVPIRINIFHFIIINLSIVFICFITIFFPSSFFIKKTHPIKVIEFE; encoded by the coding sequence TTGAATTTTGAATGGTTTTTTTCCAAAAAGACAGTTTGGGAGGATTGTAGAAAAAATCAAACTCTTAAAACAATAGTTATCATAACACAAACAACAATAATTTTTGGTTTGATTATAGCCTTTTTAACTTTTTCTATAGGATTTGGATTTAAAGAAATTATAAAAGATAAACTATTAAATGTTAGAGGACAGATTCTAATTCAGAAAGAAAATTCAAAAACAATTTCTCCTTTTTTTTCTAGAATAAAAAAGAAATTTTTATTGAAAAAGTTTTTAAAATCTGATTTAGTTAAACAAATTCATGGAATTTCTGAAAACAATGTGATTATTTCTACAAATAAAAAAATAGACAGATATATATTTAAAGGATTATATGAAGATTATAATCCCGCTTTTTTTCAATATTTTTTAATAACGAAAAATGTTTCTCCAAAAAAATTCTTATGTAATCAAAATGTTCTTTTATCTAAAAAAATATCCTTATCATTAGGATTAAATGTTGGATCAAACATAAGAATAGATTTTTTATCTTTTGATAAAAAAGGAAATCCTATCTTTTTTTCAAAAAAATTTATAATTTCTGGTTTATATGAAACTGGAATACCGGAATTTGATGATGTATATATTATTGGAAATATAAAATCTATTCAAAAAATTTACGGACAGAAAAAAGATTTAGTAGAAAAATTTGAGATTTTTGTTTCTTATGAAAATATAAAAAAAGAAATTTTTAAGAAAAACCCTAAAGAATTTTTAGTTCAAAATATTAAAAGTAATCATGATCTCATAAAATGGATAAATATTTTTGATATAAATATTATTGTTATTAGTCTGATTATATTTGCATCTGTGACCATTAACATGGTAGTATTTATTCTGATTCTTCTTTTAGAAAGAATTAGAACTATAGGTATTTTAAAAACTTTAGGAGCTAAAAATAAAGTTATACATAAAATATTTTTGTTTTATATTGTGCAAATATTGACCCCTTCATTAATTATAGGAAATAGCATTGGAATCACTTTATTAGTACTGCAAAAAAAATTTCATTTAATCTCATTAAACAAAACACAATATTTTGTTGATTTTGTTCCTATTCGCATCAATATTTTCCATTTTATCATTATCAATTTATCTATTGTTTTTATTTGTTTTATAACAATATTTTTTCCTTCTTCATTTTTTATTAAAAAAACCCATCCCATAAAAGTGATAGAATTTGAATAA
- the glmM gene encoding phosphoglucosamine mutase, giving the protein MTLVKSSSGIRGTLGGKIGKSFSPIDIIQFAAGYVFWMKKKHKNKKKFVLILGRDGRVSSVLFQKFLIITFQSLGVDVINIGLSTTPTVGIAVMNEKADGGVMLTASHNPKNWNGLKMFNSYGEFLSEKDFEKLLYIAEKKYFNFSSYKKLGHLFYKENYIQKHIEKILSLSIIDKNIIQKAKLKIVIDGINSTGGIAVPILLKYLGVHVVKMYCDPHGDFVHNPEPIEKNLREICKKVPDLKANLGISVDPDVDRVVFICENGDFFGEEYTLVSIADYILENQLGPIVSTLSSSHALKDLSIKKGVPYYSTPVGEIHVVKKMKEVHAVVGGEGNGGVIYPKFRYGRDALIGIALFLTQISKLDNIPLSKLKKRYSNYFMSKKKIRFFSHSHERHQRMKILLKTIKKRYKGKKMDFSDGIKIYFKSDEWIHIRKSNTENIIRIHTESPSKKRADFLSEKIRYEIKEL; this is encoded by the coding sequence TTGACACTTGTAAAATCTTCATCTGGAATAAGAGGAACATTGGGAGGAAAAATTGGAAAAAGTTTTTCTCCCATAGATATTATTCAATTTGCTGCAGGATATGTTTTTTGGATGAAAAAAAAACATAAAAATAAAAAAAAATTTGTTTTAATATTGGGTAGGGATGGAAGAGTTTCTTCTGTTTTATTTCAAAAATTTTTAATAATTACTTTTCAAAGTCTTGGAGTAGATGTTATAAACATAGGTTTATCTACAACTCCTACTGTTGGTATTGCTGTGATGAATGAAAAAGCTGATGGAGGAGTCATGTTAACGGCAAGTCATAATCCTAAAAATTGGAATGGATTAAAAATGTTTAATTCTTATGGAGAATTTTTATCTGAAAAAGATTTTGAAAAATTGTTATATATAGCAGAAAAAAAATATTTTAATTTTTCTTCATATAAAAAATTAGGTCATCTTTTTTATAAAGAAAATTATATTCAAAAACATATAGAAAAGATTCTTTCATTATCTATTATAGATAAAAATATTATTCAAAAAGCTAAATTAAAAATTGTGATAGATGGAATTAATTCTACAGGAGGGATAGCCGTCCCTATTTTGTTAAAATATTTAGGGGTACATGTTGTTAAAATGTATTGTGATCCTCATGGAGATTTTGTTCATAATCCTGAGCCTATTGAAAAAAACTTAAGAGAAATCTGTAAAAAAGTACCGGATTTAAAAGCAAATCTAGGAATATCTGTAGATCCTGATGTAGACCGTGTCGTGTTTATTTGCGAAAACGGAGATTTCTTTGGAGAAGAATATACTTTAGTATCCATAGCAGATTATATATTGGAAAATCAATTAGGACCTATCGTTTCTACTTTATCATCTTCTCATGCATTGAAAGATCTTTCTATCAAAAAAGGAGTTCCTTATTATTCAACTCCTGTTGGAGAAATCCATGTTGTAAAAAAAATGAAAGAAGTTCATGCTGTTGTTGGAGGGGAAGGAAATGGGGGTGTTATTTATCCTAAATTTCGTTATGGAAGAGATGCATTGATTGGAATAGCGTTATTTTTAACTCAAATATCTAAATTAGATAATATTCCGTTATCTAAATTAAAAAAAAGATATTCCAATTATTTTATGTCTAAAAAAAAAATTCGATTTTTTTCTCATTCTCATGAACGACATCAACGGATGAAAATATTATTAAAAACAATAAAAAAAAGATATAAAGGAAAAAAAATGGATTTTAGTGATGGAATTAAAATTTATTTTAAATCCGATGAATGGATACATATCAGGAAATCAAATACTGAAAATATTATTAGAATACATACAGAAAGTCCTTCAAAAAAAAGAGCTGATTTTCTATCTGAAAAAATTAGATATGAAATAAAAGAATTATAA
- a CDS encoding acetyl-CoA carboxylase carboxyltransferase subunit alpha, whose translation MEYLDFEKPIQEIQDQYVNCVLIEKKSGINMKEICNQLQLKLEKTIKKLHSNLTPWQRVQLSRHPNRPYTLDYIYSITKEDSFIELHGDRHFGDDKAIVGGFGKIEDYTFMLIGTQKGKNTKDRQYRRFGMPNPEGYRKALRLMKLAEKFEKPIITFIDTPGAFPGIEAEERGQGEAIGKNIYEMMCLKVPIIVLIIGEGASGGALGIGIGDKVSMMENSWFSVISPESCSTILWGSRDHKEKSAEALKLTAGNMHQLNLIDEVIKEPLGGAHFCPKKAYKLVKKQIIKHYKQLSEINIEFLIKKRKNKYISIGFFDE comes from the coding sequence ATGGAGTATTTAGATTTTGAGAAACCGATCCAAGAAATTCAGGATCAATATGTGAATTGTGTACTAATAGAAAAAAAGAGTGGGATAAATATGAAAGAAATTTGCAATCAATTGCAATTGAAATTGGAAAAAACTATTAAAAAATTACACAGTAATCTTACACCTTGGCAAAGAGTACAATTATCTAGACATCCAAATAGGCCTTATACTTTAGATTATATATATTCCATAACAAAAGAAGATTCTTTTATCGAATTACATGGAGATCGTCATTTTGGTGACGATAAGGCTATAGTAGGAGGGTTTGGAAAAATAGAGGATTATACTTTTATGCTAATTGGAACTCAAAAAGGAAAGAATACTAAGGATAGACAGTATAGAAGATTTGGTATGCCTAATCCAGAAGGATATAGAAAAGCTTTGCGTCTTATGAAATTAGCAGAAAAATTTGAAAAACCTATTATTACTTTCATTGATACACCAGGAGCTTTTCCTGGAATTGAAGCAGAAGAAAGGGGACAAGGAGAAGCCATAGGTAAAAATATTTATGAGATGATGTGTTTAAAAGTTCCCATTATTGTTTTAATTATAGGAGAGGGGGCTAGTGGAGGAGCTTTGGGAATTGGAATAGGAGATAAGGTTTCCATGATGGAGAATTCTTGGTTTTCTGTAATTTCTCCTGAAAGTTGTTCTACCATACTATGGGGAAGTCGCGATCATAAAGAAAAATCAGCAGAAGCATTGAAATTGACAGCAGGAAATATGCATCAATTAAATCTTATAGATGAGGTCATCAAAGAACCTTTAGGAGGAGCTCATTTTTGTCCTAAAAAAGCTTATAAACTTGTCAAAAAACAAATTATTAAACATTATAAGCAATTATCTGAAATTAATATAGAATTTCTTATTAAGAAAAGAAAAAATAAGTATATTTCTATTGGTTTTTTCGATGAATAA